In Rhodanobacteraceae bacterium, the following proteins share a genomic window:
- a CDS encoding carboxy terminal-processing peptidase has product MSWSKTALALSLALLLGGPVVAKPKTVSLADLTPTPSQGEAADWVSKYLTRLHYASQPLDDAMSQEILKRYLEALDSEKVFFLKADIDGFERKYATTLDDAIERRQLDAVFEIYRTYLQRLKERTDYSRSLLEKGFDFSVDEDYVYDRKDAAWASDRAQLDEHWRQRIKNDWLRLKLAKREDAKIAETLDKRYKDYLVRVEQLDRQDVFQTFLNAYAMAIEPHTNYLGPRASENFQISMRLSLEGIGAVLQREGEFVVIRSVVEGGPAALGGKVKAGDRIVAVGQAKDAQLTDVVGWRLEDVVDLVRGPKDTLVKLEVLAAESSVGGNTQMVEIVRDKVKLEEQAAQKRVIETGGEHSRKIGVIELPAFYLDFAARARGDSDYRSSTRDVRKLLGELAQEKMDGVLIDLRNNGGGSLTEATELTGLFIDQGPVVQVRDGRGRVQVEADTARGVVYDGPLAVMVNRASASASEIFAAAIQDYGRGIIIGEPTFGKGTVQQLVDLDYIANKSAPELGQLKLTMAQFFRVDGGSTQHKGVVPDLDFPVTLDASDYGESTYDNALPWTKIAAASYAPVGDFGRLVPMLTSRHEARIAKDPEFAFLLEDIEQYRESRDRKSISLNYAKREAERKADEARIAARAKARGENDDKVAAALDDGLNPGERGAADVEDEKEDKPDVLLTEGAHVLADAIELMRENPRIAELAPKPARQGLGLPPGT; this is encoded by the coding sequence ATGAGCTGGTCGAAAACCGCATTGGCCCTGTCCCTGGCCCTGCTGCTGGGCGGTCCGGTCGTGGCCAAGCCGAAGACCGTCAGCCTGGCGGACCTGACGCCGACGCCCTCGCAGGGCGAGGCTGCCGACTGGGTCTCCAAGTACCTGACCCGCCTGCACTACGCCAGCCAGCCGCTGGACGATGCGATGTCGCAGGAGATCCTGAAGCGCTACCTCGAAGCGCTCGACAGCGAGAAGGTGTTCTTCCTCAAGGCCGATATCGACGGTTTCGAGCGCAAGTACGCGACCACCCTGGACGATGCGATCGAGCGGCGCCAACTGGACGCGGTGTTCGAGATCTATCGCACTTATCTGCAGCGCCTGAAGGAGCGCACCGACTACTCGCGCTCGCTGCTGGAGAAAGGTTTCGATTTCAGCGTCGACGAGGACTATGTCTACGACCGCAAGGACGCCGCCTGGGCGAGCGACCGCGCGCAACTCGACGAGCACTGGCGCCAGCGCATCAAGAACGACTGGCTGCGCCTGAAGCTGGCCAAGCGCGAGGACGCGAAGATCGCGGAGACCCTGGACAAGCGCTACAAGGACTACCTCGTGCGGGTCGAGCAGCTCGACCGCCAGGACGTGTTCCAGACCTTCCTGAACGCCTATGCGATGGCGATCGAGCCGCACACCAACTACCTCGGCCCGCGTGCCTCGGAGAACTTCCAGATATCGATGCGCCTGTCGCTGGAGGGCATCGGCGCGGTGCTCCAGCGCGAGGGCGAGTTCGTGGTGATCCGCTCGGTGGTCGAGGGCGGCCCGGCGGCGCTCGGCGGCAAGGTCAAGGCGGGCGACCGCATCGTCGCCGTCGGCCAGGCCAAGGATGCCCAGCTCACCGATGTGGTCGGCTGGCGCCTGGAGGACGTGGTCGATTTGGTCCGCGGGCCGAAGGACACGCTCGTCAAGCTCGAGGTGCTGGCGGCCGAGTCCAGCGTGGGTGGTAACACCCAGATGGTCGAGATCGTGCGCGACAAGGTCAAGCTGGAAGAGCAGGCGGCGCAAAAGCGCGTGATCGAGACCGGCGGCGAGCATTCGCGCAAGATCGGCGTGATCGAGTTGCCCGCCTTCTACCTCGACTTTGCCGCGCGCGCGCGCGGCGACAGCGATTACCGCAGCTCCACCCGCGATGTACGCAAGCTGCTCGGCGAACTTGCGCAGGAAAAGATGGACGGCGTCCTGATCGATCTGCGCAACAACGGCGGCGGCTCGCTGACCGAGGCCACCGAACTGACCGGATTGTTCATCGACCAGGGACCGGTGGTGCAGGTGCGCGACGGCCGCGGCCGCGTCCAGGTGGAAGCGGACACTGCGCGTGGCGTGGTCTACGACGGCCCGTTGGCGGTGATGGTCAACCGCGCCTCGGCCTCGGCCTCGGAGATCTTCGCCGCGGCGATCCAGGACTACGGCCGCGGGATCATCATCGGCGAGCCGACCTTCGGCAAGGGCACGGTGCAGCAACTGGTCGACCTCGATTACATCGCCAACAAGAGCGCGCCGGAACTCGGCCAGCTCAAGCTGACGATGGCGCAGTTCTTCCGCGTCGACGGCGGCTCCACCCAGCACAAGGGCGTGGTGCCTGACCTCGACTTTCCGGTCACGCTGGATGCCTCCGATTACGGCGAATCGACCTACGACAACGCGCTGCCGTGGACCAAGATTGCCGCCGCCAGCTATGCGCCGGTCGGCGATTTCGGGCGTCTGGTGCCGATGCTCACCAGCCGGCATGAGGCGCGCATCGCCAAGGATCCGGAGTTCGCCTTCCTGCTCGAAGACATCGAGCAGTACCGGGAGTCGCGCGATCGCAAGTCGATCTCGCTGAACTACGCCAAGCGCGAGGCCGAGCGCAAGGCGGACGAGGCGCGCATCGCGGCACGCGCCAAGGCGCGCGGCGAGAACGACGACAAGGTCGCCGCGGCGCTGGACGATGGGCTCAACCCGGGTGAGCGTGGCGCGGCGGATGTCGAGGATGAGAAGGAAGACAAGCCTGATGTCCTGCTGACCGAGGGCGCGCATGTGCTGGCCGATGCGATCGAACTGATGCGGGAGAACCCGCGGATCGCCGAACTGGCGCCGAAGCCAGCGCGCCAGGGGCTGGGGTTGCCGCCGGGCACCTGA
- the lipA gene encoding lipoyl synthase: MSASPVSKTIPALVVGEKQVGENKIARNPVTFDADRPLLRKPSWIRVRLPNNNSVDKLKAMLRASQLVTVCEEASCPNIHECFSKGTATFMILGEVCTRRCAFCDVAHGRPKPPDANEPGNLARAIRDMRLKYVVITSVDRDDLRDGGAQHFVDCIREARALNPELVIEVLTPDFRGKGRMERALEAFAAAPPDVFNHNLETVRERYREVRPGADYDWSLTLLKRFKAQHPEVPTKSGIMLGLGEELDQVHQALRDLRAHDVDMVTIGQYLQPSAHHHPVVRYWTPEEFEALREFGDGLGFSHVASGPLVRSSYHADRQAHEAGVTTS; the protein is encoded by the coding sequence ATGTCGGCAAGCCCCGTGAGCAAGACGATTCCGGCCCTGGTGGTCGGCGAGAAGCAGGTCGGCGAGAACAAGATCGCGCGCAATCCGGTCACCTTCGACGCCGATCGGCCGCTGTTGCGCAAGCCGAGCTGGATCCGCGTGCGCCTGCCGAACAACAACTCGGTGGACAAGCTCAAGGCGATGCTGCGCGCCAGCCAGCTGGTGACGGTGTGCGAGGAAGCCTCCTGCCCGAACATCCACGAGTGCTTCAGCAAGGGCACCGCCACCTTCATGATCCTGGGCGAGGTGTGCACCCGACGCTGCGCCTTCTGCGACGTGGCCCACGGCCGGCCGAAGCCGCCGGACGCCAACGAGCCCGGCAACCTGGCGCGCGCGATCCGCGACATGCGCCTGAAGTATGTCGTGATCACCTCGGTGGACCGCGACGACCTGCGCGATGGCGGCGCCCAGCACTTCGTCGACTGCATCCGCGAGGCGCGCGCGCTCAATCCAGAACTGGTGATCGAGGTGCTGACCCCGGACTTCCGCGGCAAGGGCCGCATGGAGCGCGCGCTGGAGGCTTTCGCCGCGGCGCCGCCGGATGTCTTCAACCACAACCTGGAAACCGTGCGCGAGCGTTACCGCGAGGTGCGCCCGGGCGCGGACTACGACTGGTCGCTGACCCTGCTCAAGCGCTTCAAGGCGCAGCACCCGGAGGTGCCGACCAAGAGCGGCATCATGCTCGGCCTGGGCGAGGAACTGGACCAGGTGCACCAGGCGCTGCGCGACCTGCGCGCCCACGACGTGGACATGGTGACCATCGGCCAGTACCTGCAGCCCTCCGCGCACCATCACCCGGTGGTGCGCTACTGGACTCCGGAGGAGTTCGAGGCGCTGCGCGAGTTCGGCGATGGCCTGGGCTTCAGCCACGTGGCCAGCGGCCCGCTGGTGCGTTCCTCGTACCACGCCGACCGCCAGGCGCACGAGGCCGGCGTGACCACGAGCTGA
- the lipB gene encoding lipoyl(octanoyl) transferase LipB produces the protein MPTAHSLTPRWLGRQPYEPVWRAMQAFTDARGADTTDQIWLLEHDRVFTQGQTGKAEHVLAPGDIPVVQVDRGGQVTYHGPGQLVAYPLIDLRRIGIGVRELVHRLEQVGIDLLAEYGIAVERRAGAPGLYTGGRKILAIGIRVRRGCTFHGIALNNDLDLEPFTRINPCGYQGLETTRIADFTAAPTLPALAERYVAHFARLFGHEPAPMIASELPQPATF, from the coding sequence ATGCCCACCGCGCACTCCCTCACCCCCCGCTGGCTGGGCCGCCAGCCCTACGAGCCGGTCTGGCGTGCGATGCAGGCGTTCACGGATGCGCGCGGCGCGGACACGACGGACCAGATCTGGCTGCTGGAGCATGATCGGGTGTTCACCCAGGGGCAGACGGGCAAGGCCGAGCATGTGCTGGCGCCGGGCGACATTCCGGTGGTGCAGGTGGACCGCGGCGGGCAGGTGACCTACCACGGACCGGGGCAGTTGGTGGCCTATCCGCTGATCGACCTGCGCCGGATCGGGATCGGCGTGCGCGAGCTGGTTCACCGGCTGGAGCAGGTCGGGATCGACCTGCTGGCCGAGTACGGCATTGCGGTGGAGCGCCGCGCAGGCGCGCCGGGGCTGTACACCGGCGGGCGCAAGATCCTGGCGATCGGCATCCGCGTGCGCCGCGGCTGCACCTTCCACGGCATCGCGCTGAACAACGATCTGGACCTGGAGCCGTTCACGCGGATCAATCCCTGCGGCTACCAGGGGCTGGAGACCACGCGGATCGCCGATTTCACCGCCGCGCCGACCCTGCCGGCGCTGGCCGAGCGCTATGTGGCGCATTTCGCCCGGCTGTTCGGTCATGAGCCGGCGCCGATGATCGCCAGCGAACTGCCACAGCCTGCGACTTTCTGA
- a CDS encoding S9 family peptidase — translation MLRPIACLLTLALSAAGAWAAPLTPEAMWALERIAPPTISPDGKSAVAAVTRFDVKEDKGISDLWLFATDGSQQRLLTTHASMESAPAYSPDGRWIAFVAQRDDDKAPQLYVLPTDGGEARRLTSVPTGVSAPKWYGDSRRLAFISRVWPDIEWGAMGERLKQRSESKMTARVWESTPVTSWDQWVDERQAHLYRIGVDGGEPEALTTRSTLELPRSLSDAASYDINPQSGQVAFIADSNPADNVLNLDVYLLDEASGSARNLSADNPGPDNVPQWSPDGRLLAFARQTIPGFYGDTRRLMIHDTRGKLTLAAAHPDWDRSADGLVWRADSRGLYGSIDDAGTRRVWELPLKGEPRPVTGAGDVTGLALSRGRNPVLVGLQESFLAPPTLVRIDPKKGATTPIESRNRERLAAIDSGRYESVQYAGANGVPIQMWVNYPANFDPAKRWPVILLLHGGPHNGITDAYSWRWNAQLFAARGYVVAWHNFHGSSGFGQAFTDSINPKQDALPFEDTIKAAQWLAAQPWADGERMVAAGGSYGGYLASILLGREHPFKALVAHAAVYNWYTQIASDYGFNKGRFPEFWEDPSIFQQSSPHFGAGNFKTPTLVIHGQQDFRVPVNHGIELFQTLKKRGVPTKLIYYPNENHWVLKPQNSIFWYQQVIEWMERYAAPGAG, via the coding sequence ATGCTGCGTCCCATCGCCTGCCTGCTGACCCTTGCCCTGAGCGCCGCGGGCGCCTGGGCTGCGCCGTTGACGCCCGAGGCCATGTGGGCGCTGGAGCGGATTGCGCCGCCGACGATCTCGCCGGATGGCAAGTCGGCGGTTGCCGCGGTGACGCGCTTCGATGTCAAGGAAGACAAGGGCATCAGCGACCTCTGGTTGTTCGCCACCGATGGCAGCCAGCAGCGCCTGCTGACGACGCATGCCTCGATGGAGAGCGCGCCTGCGTATAGTCCGGACGGACGCTGGATTGCCTTTGTCGCCCAGCGCGACGACGACAAGGCGCCGCAGCTCTATGTGCTGCCCACCGATGGCGGCGAGGCGCGCCGGCTGACCAGCGTGCCGACCGGCGTCAGCGCGCCGAAGTGGTACGGCGACTCGCGCCGCCTTGCCTTCATCAGCCGCGTGTGGCCGGATATCGAATGGGGCGCGATGGGCGAGCGCCTGAAGCAGCGCAGCGAATCCAAGATGACCGCGCGTGTGTGGGAATCCACCCCGGTGACCTCCTGGGACCAATGGGTCGATGAACGTCAGGCGCATCTGTACCGGATTGGCGTGGATGGCGGCGAGCCGGAGGCGCTGACCACGCGCAGCACCCTGGAACTGCCGCGCAGCCTGTCCGATGCGGCTTCCTACGACATCAATCCGCAGAGCGGGCAGGTGGCCTTCATCGCCGACAGCAACCCGGCCGACAACGTGCTGAACCTCGACGTCTACCTGCTCGACGAAGCGAGCGGCAGCGCGCGCAACCTGAGCGCGGACAATCCGGGCCCGGACAATGTGCCGCAATGGAGCCCGGACGGGCGCCTGCTGGCCTTCGCGCGCCAGACCATCCCCGGTTTCTACGGCGACACCCGTCGGCTGATGATCCACGACACCCGCGGCAAGCTGACGCTGGCCGCGGCGCACCCGGACTGGGACCGCTCCGCCGATGGCCTGGTCTGGCGCGCGGACAGCCGCGGGCTTTACGGATCCATCGATGACGCCGGCACCCGCCGCGTCTGGGAGCTGCCGCTGAAGGGCGAGCCGCGGCCGGTCACCGGCGCCGGCGATGTCACCGGGCTGGCGCTCTCGCGCGGGCGAAATCCGGTGCTGGTGGGCCTCCAGGAGAGCTTCCTCGCGCCGCCGACGCTGGTGCGGATCGACCCGAAGAAGGGCGCCACGACGCCAATCGAATCGCGCAACCGCGAGCGCCTGGCGGCGATCGACAGCGGCCGCTATGAGAGCGTCCAGTACGCCGGCGCGAACGGCGTGCCGATCCAGATGTGGGTCAATTACCCGGCCAATTTCGATCCGGCCAAGCGCTGGCCGGTGATCCTGCTGCTGCACGGCGGCCCGCACAACGGCATCACCGATGCCTACAGCTGGCGCTGGAACGCGCAGCTGTTCGCCGCGCGCGGCTATGTGGTGGCCTGGCACAACTTTCATGGTTCGAGCGGCTTCGGCCAGGCCTTCACCGACTCGATCAACCCGAAACAGGACGCGCTGCCCTTTGAGGACACGATCAAGGCCGCGCAGTGGCTGGCGGCGCAGCCCTGGGCCGATGGCGAGCGCATGGTCGCCGCCGGCGGCAGCTATGGCGGCTACCTCGCCAGCATCCTGCTCGGCCGCGAGCACCCGTTCAAGGCGCTGGTGGCGCACGCTGCGGTGTACAACTGGTACACCCAGATCGCCAGCGACTACGGCTTCAACAAGGGCCGCTTCCCCGAGTTCTGGGAAGACCCGTCGATCTTCCAGCAGTCCTCGCCGCACTTCGGCGCCGGCAACTTCAAGACCCCCACGCTGGTGATCCACGGCCAGCAGGACTTCCGCGTGCCGGTCAACCACGGCATCGAACTGTTCCAGACCTTGAAAAAGCGCGGCGTGCCGACCAAGCTGATCTACTATCCCAACGAAAACCACTGGGTGCTGAAGCCGCAGAACTCGATCTTCTGGTACCAGCAGGTGATCGAGTGGATGGAGCGGTATGCGGCGCCGGGGGCGGGTTGA
- a CDS encoding DUF885 domain-containing protein, producing MVIARILLLCCLLPACALAADARSKFREIWQDEWEWRLQQMPLFATSVGVHTYDDRLGDVRPAVQQQRLEHWRKVLQDLDRVKPDDLDGSAQVDYAIYRAQIESFIANIELGSPEMPMNSDSAFWSDLAMLPRVQPMRGAVDARRYIARLRAVPEYFAQHIELLQAGLASGRTLPRVILEGRDQPIAELAKLTDPTASSYYEPMQRLPSSIAPALAEQLRKEARAAIREAVIPAHATLLKFMREHYLPGARKSLAAQELPNGRAWYRQQIIDYVTEDLSPGQIHQIGLIEVARIRQAMQQIIDELKFKGDFAAFLAFLRSDPQFYAKTPDELLAQAAWVAKRADGALPRFFGKLPRLPYGVQAVPDAIAPFYTGGRYVPPAEGSQEPGWYWVNTHDLKSRPLYTLPALTLHEAAPGHHLQGALAMEQGGQLPFRRYSYISAYGEGWALYTEELGIEMGIYRTPYERFGQLTYAMWRACRLVVDTGIHAKGWTREQAVAYMLANTALSAHEIRTEVDRYISWPGQALSYMIGMIRIRELRREAEAALGPGFDLRAFHDTVLETGSVPLPILSQHVRRWIEMQRAR from the coding sequence ATGGTCATCGCCCGCATCCTGCTGCTGTGCTGCCTGCTCCCCGCCTGCGCACTCGCCGCCGACGCGCGTTCGAAGTTCCGCGAGATCTGGCAGGACGAATGGGAATGGCGGCTGCAGCAGATGCCGCTCTTCGCCACCAGCGTGGGCGTGCACACCTACGATGACCGCCTCGGCGACGTGCGCCCCGCGGTCCAGCAGCAGCGGCTGGAACACTGGCGCAAGGTGCTCCAGGACCTGGATCGCGTGAAGCCAGATGACCTCGACGGCTCGGCGCAGGTCGACTACGCGATCTACCGCGCGCAGATCGAGAGCTTCATTGCCAACATCGAGCTCGGCAGCCCGGAAATGCCGATGAACTCGGACTCGGCCTTCTGGAGCGACCTGGCCATGCTGCCGCGGGTGCAGCCGATGCGCGGCGCCGTCGATGCGCGCCGCTACATCGCCCGGCTGCGCGCCGTGCCCGAGTACTTCGCCCAGCATATCGAGCTGCTGCAGGCGGGCCTCGCCAGCGGGCGCACCCTGCCGCGCGTGATCCTCGAAGGGCGCGACCAGCCGATCGCCGAGCTGGCCAAGCTCACGGACCCGACCGCCAGCAGCTATTACGAACCGATGCAGCGCCTGCCTTCGTCCATCGCACCCGCGCTGGCGGAACAGTTGCGCAAGGAAGCGCGTGCGGCCATCCGCGAGGCGGTGATCCCGGCGCACGCCACGCTGCTCAAGTTCATGCGCGAGCACTACCTGCCCGGCGCGCGCAAGTCGTTGGCCGCGCAGGAGCTGCCGAACGGCCGTGCGTGGTACCGCCAGCAGATCATCGATTACGTCACCGAGGACCTGAGCCCCGGGCAGATCCACCAGATCGGCCTCATTGAGGTGGCGCGCATCCGCCAGGCGATGCAGCAGATCATCGATGAGTTGAAGTTCAAGGGCGATTTCGCCGCCTTCCTCGCCTTCCTGCGCAGCGATCCGCAGTTCTACGCGAAGACGCCCGACGAGTTGCTGGCGCAGGCCGCATGGGTGGCCAAGCGCGCCGATGGCGCACTGCCGCGCTTCTTCGGCAAGCTGCCGCGGCTGCCCTACGGGGTGCAGGCGGTGCCCGATGCGATCGCGCCCTTCTACACCGGCGGGCGCTATGTGCCGCCGGCCGAAGGCTCGCAGGAACCCGGCTGGTACTGGGTCAACACGCATGACCTGAAGAGCCGTCCGTTGTATACGCTGCCGGCGCTGACCCTGCACGAGGCGGCGCCCGGCCACCACCTGCAGGGCGCGCTGGCGATGGAGCAGGGCGGCCAGTTGCCCTTCCGCCGCTACAGCTACATCTCGGCCTATGGCGAGGGCTGGGCGCTGTACACGGAGGAGTTGGGCATCGAGATGGGCATCTACCGCACGCCCTACGAGCGCTTCGGCCAGCTCACCTACGCGATGTGGCGCGCCTGCCGCCTGGTGGTCGACACCGGCATCCACGCCAAGGGCTGGACCCGCGAACAGGCGGTCGCCTACATGCTCGCCAACACAGCCTTGAGCGCCCACGAGATCCGCACCGAAGTCGATCGTTACATCTCCTGGCCCGGACAGGCACTGAGCTACATGATCGGCATGATCCGCATCCGCGAACTCCGCCGCGAAGCCGAAGCCGCCCTCGGCCCCGGCTTCGACCTGCGCGCTTTCCACGACACCGTGCTCGAAACCGGCTCCGTGCCCCTGCCGATCCTCAGCCAGCACGTGCGCAGGTGGATCGAGATGCAGCGGGCCCGTTGA
- a CDS encoding RDD family protein: protein MNVGGEGWFVADAEGNARGPYTQAQLQAERDAGRVRDEHLVWTLRLSEWIPLKRAFGGQTAAEKAATPSQPQPASAPAKPPTTTKTPRPQPQAKAPKPRNPLPGTSPARSSDDWRESAGKPAPAKLAEALLAAGKDQEQARQRERVGEAIRRWLARQIDTVLLGGIGWALLAMLGYRFGLWSLGYPSMELALAPIIALIVLVLAALPLEALLVGLFGRTPGRALLGLRVTNVHGAAPGLRAGAERAARVALYGQAMLVFPFVIFAYAIAGGSLVKNGRTHWDQALSLLVRSSPVNANQWWTALVVLAVAWALFIGDGWMKLAAQL from the coding sequence ATGAATGTCGGCGGCGAAGGCTGGTTCGTGGCCGATGCCGAAGGCAACGCCCGTGGCCCGTATACCCAGGCGCAGTTGCAGGCCGAGCGCGATGCCGGCCGCGTGCGCGACGAGCATCTGGTGTGGACGCTGCGCCTGTCCGAGTGGATCCCGCTGAAGCGCGCATTCGGCGGCCAGACCGCAGCGGAGAAGGCGGCGACGCCCTCGCAGCCACAGCCGGCGTCGGCGCCGGCCAAGCCGCCGACGACGACCAAGACGCCACGGCCGCAGCCCCAGGCCAAAGCGCCGAAGCCGAGAAACCCGCTGCCCGGCACCTCTCCGGCGCGCAGCAGCGACGACTGGCGCGAGTCCGCCGGCAAACCGGCACCGGCCAAGCTGGCCGAGGCGCTGCTGGCTGCCGGCAAGGACCAGGAACAGGCGCGCCAACGCGAGCGGGTCGGCGAGGCCATCCGCCGCTGGCTGGCGCGACAGATCGACACGGTCCTGCTGGGCGGCATCGGCTGGGCCTTGCTGGCGATGCTGGGCTACCGCTTCGGCCTGTGGTCGCTGGGCTATCCCTCGATGGAGCTGGCGCTGGCGCCGATCATCGCGCTGATCGTGCTGGTGCTCGCTGCGCTGCCACTGGAGGCGCTGCTGGTCGGGCTCTTCGGCCGCACGCCCGGTCGCGCGCTGCTGGGACTACGCGTGACCAATGTGCACGGCGCCGCCCCCGGCCTGCGCGCCGGCGCCGAGCGCGCGGCGCGCGTCGCGCTGTACGGCCAGGCGATGCTGGTGTTTCCCTTCGTGATCTTCGCCTACGCCATCGCCGGCGGCAGCCTGGTCAAGAACGGGCGCACCCACTGGGACCAGGCGCTCAGCCTGCTGGTCCGCAGCAGCCCGGTCAACGCCAACCAGTGGTGGACCGCGCTGGTGGTGCTTGCGGTTGCCTGGGCGCTGTTCATCGGCGATGGGTGGATGAAGCTGGCGGCGCAGCTTTGA
- a CDS encoding hydrogenase: MRLPLLLLLALGGCATMSERPAPPAPKMPAQELRSEDLLTGGLGAEGLANAKAPAVAADAAGRRQLAYYNNWRGIADLSAAGGYGALYGKLGAVPGVEVKTWIGEVGLWQPHGVMVQVPDSFDPARPCVVVAPVSGSRGIYGALATAGAWALNHGCAVVYTDKGAGAGFFDLDAFLGLGIDGEVVSTVAVAGFVAEAALPADSGPVRGIAIKHAHSKDNPEAHWGRMTLSAARFALMVLEQRYPGRRFTADNTRVIAASISNGGGAVLHALEQDTAGLIDAVVAAAPQITVEGASSLIDYATRAALLAPCAQLVPELGATPLAPFLAMRLPEFQARCRALVDMGMVDGADTAAHARSAYAQLRALGFPEAALANNATNVAADLWRAVAVTYVQAAARAGADEQVCGFRFAHVGPDGQPRAATDADRATWFATASGIAPSANIQIVGPPGAPEDPTLAGIQCLRKAYESTDELGQRIRQGEREARALGRLPDRPVVIIHGREDGLIPVGATARPYVESALRHGATRVSYWEIEHAQHFDGFLMQPAYAARFVPLLPYFYQALDQVIAHLDGAAAPAPSQVVRTRRRGDAPDGGVPQLRAEHLGSVRAEPGSDAIGLQGERLVVPD, translated from the coding sequence ATGCGATTGCCCCTGTTGTTGCTGCTGGCCCTCGGAGGTTGTGCCACGATGAGCGAGAGACCCGCGCCGCCGGCGCCGAAGATGCCGGCGCAGGAGCTGCGCAGCGAGGACCTGCTGACGGGCGGACTGGGCGCCGAGGGACTGGCGAACGCCAAGGCGCCCGCGGTGGCCGCCGATGCAGCCGGGCGGCGGCAGCTGGCCTACTACAACAACTGGCGCGGGATCGCCGATCTGTCCGCGGCGGGTGGCTACGGGGCGCTCTACGGCAAGCTGGGCGCGGTGCCCGGCGTGGAAGTGAAGACCTGGATCGGCGAGGTCGGGCTGTGGCAGCCGCACGGGGTCATGGTGCAGGTGCCGGACAGCTTCGATCCGGCGCGGCCGTGCGTGGTGGTGGCGCCGGTCTCGGGCTCGCGCGGGATCTACGGGGCGCTGGCCACTGCAGGCGCCTGGGCGCTGAACCACGGCTGCGCGGTGGTCTACACCGACAAGGGTGCCGGCGCCGGATTCTTCGATCTGGACGCTTTCCTGGGTCTGGGCATCGATGGCGAGGTGGTCAGCACGGTCGCGGTGGCCGGATTCGTGGCCGAGGCCGCCCTGCCGGCCGACAGCGGCCCGGTGCGCGGCATCGCAATCAAGCATGCGCACTCGAAGGACAACCCCGAAGCGCATTGGGGGCGGATGACGCTGTCCGCGGCGCGCTTTGCGCTGATGGTGCTGGAGCAGCGCTATCCCGGCCGGCGCTTCACCGCGGACAACACGCGGGTGATTGCGGCGAGCATCTCCAACGGCGGGGGTGCGGTGCTGCACGCGCTGGAGCAGGACACCGCAGGCCTGATCGACGCGGTGGTGGCAGCGGCGCCGCAGATCACGGTCGAGGGCGCATCCAGCCTGATCGACTACGCCACCCGCGCGGCGCTGCTCGCGCCCTGCGCGCAACTGGTGCCGGAGCTGGGCGCCACACCGCTGGCGCCGTTCCTGGCGATGCGCTTGCCGGAGTTCCAGGCGCGCTGCCGTGCGCTGGTCGACATGGGCATGGTGGACGGCGCGGATACCGCGGCGCATGCGCGATCTGCCTATGCGCAGCTCCGCGCGCTCGGCTTCCCTGAGGCGGCACTGGCCAACAATGCCACCAATGTCGCCGCCGACCTGTGGCGCGCGGTGGCGGTGACTTATGTGCAGGCCGCGGCGCGTGCCGGGGCAGACGAGCAGGTCTGCGGCTTCCGCTTCGCGCATGTCGGACCGGATGGCCAGCCGCGCGCCGCGACGGACGCCGACCGCGCGACGTGGTTCGCCACGGCGTCCGGCATCGCGCCCAGCGCCAACATCCAGATCGTTGGTCCGCCCGGTGCGCCGGAAGATCCCACGCTCGCCGGCATCCAGTGCCTGCGCAAGGCCTATGAATCCACTGACGAACTGGGCCAGCGCATCCGCCAGGGCGAGCGCGAGGCGCGCGCGCTGGGCCGCCTGCCGGACCGTCCCGTGGTCATCATCCATGGCCGCGAGGACGGGCTGATCCCGGTCGGCGCCACCGCGCGGCCGTACGTGGAATCGGCCCTGCGCCACGGTGCCACGCGCGTGTCCTACTGGGAAATCGAGCACGCGCAGCACTTCGACGGCTTCCTGATGCAGCCGGCCTACGCCGCGCGCTTCGTCCCGCTGCTGCCCTACTTCTACCAGGCGCTCGACCAGGTCATCGCGCACCTGGACGGCGCCGCCGCACCCGCTCCGAGCCAGGTGGTGCGCACCCGTCGCCGCGGCGACGCGCCCGATGGAGGCGTGCCGCAGTTGCGCGCCGAGCACCTGGGCAGCGTGCGCGCCGAGCCGGGCAGCGATGCGATCGGGTTGCAGGGGGAGCGGTTGGTCGTACCGGATTGA